The Sus scrofa isolate TJ Tabasco breed Duroc chromosome X, Sscrofa11.1, whole genome shotgun sequence genome has a segment encoding these proteins:
- the RNF113A gene encoding LOW QUALITY PROTEIN: RING finger protein 113A (The sequence of the model RefSeq protein was modified relative to this genomic sequence to represent the inferred CDS: inserted 1 base in 1 codon), with protein sequence MAEQLSPGKTTDQVCTFLFKKPGRKGAAGRRKRPICDQESGDSSSSSDEGSTVVRPEKKRATHNPMIQKTRGSGKQKAAYGDLSSEEEEEENEPESLGVVYKSTRSAKPVGPEDMGATAVYELDTEKERDAQAIFERSQKIQEELRGKEDDKIYRGINNYQKYMKPKDTSMGNASSGMVRKGPIRAPEHLRATVRWXYQPDICKDYKETGFCGFGDSCKFLHDRSDYKHGWQIERELDEGRYGVYEDENYEVGSDEEEIPFKCFICRQTFRNPVVTKCRHYFCESCALQHFRTTPRCYVCDQQTNGVFNPAKELIAKLEKHRAAEEGGASDFPEDTDEGPIPIT encoded by the exons ATGGCAGAACAACTTTCTCCGGGAAAGACAACGGACCAGGTGTGCACTTTCCTTTTCAAAAAGCCTGGGCGGAAAGGGGCTGCAGGCCGCCGAAAGCGCCCGATCTGCGACCAAGAGTCCggagacagcagcagcagcagtgacgaAGGCAGCACTGTGGTTCGCCCTGAAAAGAAGCGGGCGACCCACAATCCGATGATACAGAAGACCCGTGGTAGCGGTAAACAGAAGGCGGCTTACGGCGACCTGAGTAgcgaagaggaggaagaggagaacgAGCCCGAGAGCCTTGGCGTGGTCTACAAGTCCACTCGCTCGGCGAAACCCGTTGGGCCAGAGGATATGGGGGCGACTGCTGTGTACGAGCTAGACACAGAGAAGGAGCGTGACGCACAAGCCATCTTTGAGCGCAGCCAGAAGATCCAGGAGGAGCTGAGGGGCAAGGAAGATGACAAGATCTATCGGGGAATCAATAATTATCAGAAATACATGAAGCCCAAGGATACGTCTATGGGCAATGCTTCCTCCGGGATGGTGAGGAAGGGCCCCATCCGAGCTCCCGAGCATCTGCGTGCCACCGTGCGCT ATTACCAGCCTGACATTTGCAAGGACTACAAGGAGACTGGCTTTTGCGGCTTCGGAGACAGCTGCAAATTCCTCCATGACCGTTCAGATTACAAGCATGGGTGGCAGATCGAACGTGAGCTTGATGAGGGTCGCTATGGTGTCTATGAGGATGAAAACTATGAAGTGGGAAGTGATGAGGAGGAAATACCATTCAAGTGTTTCATCTGTCGCCAGACCTTCCGAAACCCAGTTGTCACCAAATGCAGGCATTATTTCTGCGAGAGCTGTGCACTGCAGCATTTCCGCACCACCCCGCGCTGCTATGTCTGTGACCAGCAGACCAATGGCGTCTTCAATCCAGCGAAAGAATTGATCGCCAAACTGGAGAAGCATCGAGCTGCAGAAGAGGGTGGTGCTTCCGATTTCCCAGAAGACACCGATGAGGGTCCAATTCCCATTACTTAG
- the NDUFA1 gene encoding NADH dehydrogenase [ubiquinone] 1 alpha subcomplex subunit 1: MWFEILPGIAVMAACLFIPGMATAHIHKFTNGGKEKRVAHFSYQWNLMERDRCISGVNRYHVTKGLENID; the protein is encoded by the exons ATGTGGTTCGAAATTCTCCCCGGGATCGCCGTCATGGCCGCGTGCTTGTTCATCCCGGGAATGGCCACTGCTCACATCCACAAGTTCACTAACGGGGGCAAG gaaaaaaggGTTGCCCATTTTTCATATCAGTGGAATTTGATGGAAAGAGATAGGTGCATCTCTGGAGTTAATCGTTACCATGTGACAAAG GGTTTGGAGAACATTGATTAA